One window of the Triticum dicoccoides isolate Atlit2015 ecotype Zavitan chromosome 3B, WEW_v2.0, whole genome shotgun sequence genome contains the following:
- the LOC119277676 gene encoding uncharacterized protein YnbD-like, which translates to MGWGISRLIGLKAAVLLTAAYFVHGQGMKVLSLPLIYTCLIAVLISIASHPSVDLPLLLGKASNGSFPLWSWVMFSPFLFFIHLFVLLRRFVKNEPLYTEIADGVYVGGWPSSVERLPPGEPAVIDCTCELPRSSTISENSYLCVATWDTRAPQPPQIESAVRWAVRKRSQNKPVYVHCAYGHGRSVCVMCALLVALGLADDWKAAEQMIREKRPSISMNTLHRKSLEEWSKHLLSPSKGSGESDVSSVILSDYTRKKH; encoded by the exons ATGGGTTGGGGGATATCCCGGTTGATTGGACTGAAGGCAGCTGTCTTGCTCACCGCAGCGTATTTCGTTCATGGACAGGGCATGAAAGTGCTCTCACTGCCCCTCATATACACCTGCCTGATTGCCGTGCTTATCTCCATTGCTTCCCATCCGTCGGTCGACCTCCCATTGCTCCTCGGCAAGGCATCCAATGGAAGCTTTCCCCTATGGTCATGGGTCATGTTCTCGCCCTTTCTCTTTTTCATCCATCTGTTTGTGCTTTTGCGGAGGTTTGTGAAAAATGAGCCCTTGTACACCGAGATAGCAGACGGAGTTTATGTTGGAGGCTGGCCTTCTTCAGTTGAACGCCTGCCACCTGGTGAACCCGCAGTCATCGATTGCACTTGCGAGCTGCCAAGAAGCTCAACTATATCCGAGAATTCATATTTGTGTGTCGCTACATGGGATACAAGGGCGCCTCAGCCACCACAGATTGAGTCAGCTGTGCGGTGGGCCGTGAGAAAGCGGTCACAGAACAAACCTGTGTATGTCCACTGTGCCTATG GCCATGGCAGAAGTGTCTGCGTGATGTGTGCACTTCTAGTCGCACTGGGATTAGCTGACGATTGGAAAGCTGCTGAGCAAATGATCCGCGAGAAGCGGCCTTCTATCAGCATGAACACTCTTCATCGCAAAAGCTTAGAGGAATGGTCGAAACACTTGCTTTCTCCCTCAAAAGGAAGTGGGGAATCCGATGTGAGTTCTGTGATTCTTTCGGACTACACCCGGAAAAAGCATTGA
- the LOC119277677 gene encoding transcription factor LG2-like isoform X1 produces MVQGEEASCSWRMASAAHDHHERAVLHLNHQAALAYHGGLQLQPHHHAAAAPPAASFLDFQPAAAAAAYFGELEEALIHGANAGVSVADHLHHPHPGGMIAGDAQAKCKLPAAAGGGGGYLAGAGRPPTLEIFPSWPMPHPQQLHSAGNSQSVGSTTDSSSARNTMAQMELVSPGPAGSVRPSPSSTTSEQQRQEVMMVTTDDYSHKPGLPPPAAAGLAAAAPSFQQPQHQHQQLQLHGGGDHDKRKHGSTRKDGKLVDSKTERRLAQNREAAKKSRLRKKAYVQNLETSRVRLQQMEQELQRARSQGIFLGGGGAGGDMSPGAAMFDMEYARWLDDDGKRLAELRGGLQAHLADSNLGAAVEECMQHYDELFQLKAELAHADVFHLLTGAWATPAERCFFWMGGFRPSELLKILIGQLDPLTEQQMMGICGLQHSSEQAEEALAQGLQQLHQSLADTVAAGTLNDGTPGPNYMAIMAIALEKLASLESFYQQADNLRQQTLHQMRRILTTRQAARCFLSIGEYYRRLRALSSLWASRPRENFIGTESLSPTGTELQGMQQHHQPQQNQFSGF; encoded by the exons ATGGTGCAAGGTGAGGAGGCGAGCTGTTCGTGGAGGATGGCCAGCGCCGCCCACGACCACCACGAGAGGGCAGTGCTGCACCTCAACCACCAAGCGGCGCTCGCCTACCATGGCGGACTCCAGCTCCAACCCCATCaccacgccgccgccgcgccgcctgctGCCAGCTTCTT GGACTTCCAGCCCGCAGCCGCGGCCGCCGCCTACTTCGGGGAGCTGGAGGAGGCCCTCATCCATGGCGCCAACGCCGGCGTCAGCGTCGCCGACCACCTCCACCACCCACACCCCGGCGGCATGATCGCAGGCGACGCGCAAGCCAAGTGTAAGCTAC CCGCagcggcaggaggaggaggagggtaccTGGCGGGCGCGGGCAGGCCCCCCACGCTGGAGATCTTCCCTTCGTGGCCGATGCCGCACCCACAGCAGCTGCACAGTGCT GGGAATTCGCAGTCAGTCGGGAGCACCACTGACTCGAGCTCAGCCCGGAACACAATGGCGCAGATGGAGCTGGTGTCCCCGGGCCCGGCCGGCAGCGtcaggccctccccctcctccaccacctccgagcAGCAACGGCAGGAGGTCATGATGGTGACCACTGATGATTACAGCCACAAGCCAGGCCTCCCTCCACCTGCCGCCGCTggcctcgccgctgccgcgccaAGCTTTCAGCAGCCGCAGCACCAGCACCAGCAGCTGCAGCTGCACGGAGGAGGAGACCATGACAAG AGGAAACATGGATCCACGAGGAAAGACGGCAAGTTGGTAGATTCCAAG ACCGAAAGGCGATTAGCGCAGAACAGGGAGGCCGCAAAGAAGAGCAGGCTGAGGAAGAAG GCTTATGTGCAGAATCTGGAGACCAGCAGGGTCAGGCTTCAGCAGATGGAGCAAGAGCTCCAGAGAGCACGGTCACAG GGGATATTTCTCGGAGGGGGCGGCGCAGGCGGTGACATGAGTCCTG GGGCCGCCATGTTCGACATGGAGTACGCGCGGTGGCTGGACGACGACGGCAAGCGGCTGGCGGAGCTCCGGGGCGGCCTGCAGGCGCACCTGGCCGACAGCAACCTGGGCGCCGCGGTGGAGGAGTGCATGCAGCACTACGACGAGCTGTTCCAGCTCAAGGCGGAGCTGGCGCACGCCGACGTCTTCCACCTCCTCACCGGCGCCTGGGCCACCCCCGCCGAGCGCTGCTTCTTCTGGATGGGCGGCTTCCGGCCATCCGAGCTCCTCAAG ATCCTGATCGGGCAGCTGGATCCGCTGACGGAGCAGCAGATGATGGGGATCTGCGGCCTGCAGCACTCGTCGGAGCAGGCGGAGGAGGCGCTCGCGCAGGGGCTGCAGCAGCTGCACCAGTCGCTCGCCGACACCGTCGCCGCCGGCACGCTCAACGACGGCACTCCCGGCCCCAACTACATGGCCATCATGGCCATCGCGCTCGAGAAGCTCGCCAGCCTCGAGAGCTTCTACCAGCAG GCTGACAATCTGAGGCAGCAAACGTTGCATCAGATGCGCCGGATTCTAACAACCCGACAGGCGGCTCGGTGTTTCCTCTCCATCGGGGAGTACTACCGCCGGCTCCGAGCTCTCAGCAGTCTCTGGGCTTCCCGTCCTCGCGA GAACTTCATCGGGACCGAGAGCCTTAGCCCAACAGGAACCGAACTACAAGGAATGCAGCAGCACCACCAGCCGCAACAGAATCAGTTCTCCGGATTTTGA
- the LOC119277677 gene encoding transcription factor LG2-like isoform X2, with the protein MVQGEEASCSWRMASAAHDHHERAVLHLNHQAALAYHGGLQLQPHHHAAAAPPAASFLDFQPAAAAAAYFGELEEALIHGANAGVSVADHLHHPHPGGMIAGDAQAKSAAAGGGGGYLAGAGRPPTLEIFPSWPMPHPQQLHSAGNSQSVGSTTDSSSARNTMAQMELVSPGPAGSVRPSPSSTTSEQQRQEVMMVTTDDYSHKPGLPPPAAAGLAAAAPSFQQPQHQHQQLQLHGGGDHDKRKHGSTRKDGKLVDSKTERRLAQNREAAKKSRLRKKAYVQNLETSRVRLQQMEQELQRARSQGIFLGGGGAGGDMSPGAAMFDMEYARWLDDDGKRLAELRGGLQAHLADSNLGAAVEECMQHYDELFQLKAELAHADVFHLLTGAWATPAERCFFWMGGFRPSELLKILIGQLDPLTEQQMMGICGLQHSSEQAEEALAQGLQQLHQSLADTVAAGTLNDGTPGPNYMAIMAIALEKLASLESFYQQADNLRQQTLHQMRRILTTRQAARCFLSIGEYYRRLRALSSLWASRPRENFIGTESLSPTGTELQGMQQHHQPQQNQFSGF; encoded by the exons ATGGTGCAAGGTGAGGAGGCGAGCTGTTCGTGGAGGATGGCCAGCGCCGCCCACGACCACCACGAGAGGGCAGTGCTGCACCTCAACCACCAAGCGGCGCTCGCCTACCATGGCGGACTCCAGCTCCAACCCCATCaccacgccgccgccgcgccgcctgctGCCAGCTTCTT GGACTTCCAGCCCGCAGCCGCGGCCGCCGCCTACTTCGGGGAGCTGGAGGAGGCCCTCATCCATGGCGCCAACGCCGGCGTCAGCGTCGCCGACCACCTCCACCACCCACACCCCGGCGGCATGATCGCAGGCGACGCGCAAGCCAAGT CCGCagcggcaggaggaggaggagggtaccTGGCGGGCGCGGGCAGGCCCCCCACGCTGGAGATCTTCCCTTCGTGGCCGATGCCGCACCCACAGCAGCTGCACAGTGCT GGGAATTCGCAGTCAGTCGGGAGCACCACTGACTCGAGCTCAGCCCGGAACACAATGGCGCAGATGGAGCTGGTGTCCCCGGGCCCGGCCGGCAGCGtcaggccctccccctcctccaccacctccgagcAGCAACGGCAGGAGGTCATGATGGTGACCACTGATGATTACAGCCACAAGCCAGGCCTCCCTCCACCTGCCGCCGCTggcctcgccgctgccgcgccaAGCTTTCAGCAGCCGCAGCACCAGCACCAGCAGCTGCAGCTGCACGGAGGAGGAGACCATGACAAG AGGAAACATGGATCCACGAGGAAAGACGGCAAGTTGGTAGATTCCAAG ACCGAAAGGCGATTAGCGCAGAACAGGGAGGCCGCAAAGAAGAGCAGGCTGAGGAAGAAG GCTTATGTGCAGAATCTGGAGACCAGCAGGGTCAGGCTTCAGCAGATGGAGCAAGAGCTCCAGAGAGCACGGTCACAG GGGATATTTCTCGGAGGGGGCGGCGCAGGCGGTGACATGAGTCCTG GGGCCGCCATGTTCGACATGGAGTACGCGCGGTGGCTGGACGACGACGGCAAGCGGCTGGCGGAGCTCCGGGGCGGCCTGCAGGCGCACCTGGCCGACAGCAACCTGGGCGCCGCGGTGGAGGAGTGCATGCAGCACTACGACGAGCTGTTCCAGCTCAAGGCGGAGCTGGCGCACGCCGACGTCTTCCACCTCCTCACCGGCGCCTGGGCCACCCCCGCCGAGCGCTGCTTCTTCTGGATGGGCGGCTTCCGGCCATCCGAGCTCCTCAAG ATCCTGATCGGGCAGCTGGATCCGCTGACGGAGCAGCAGATGATGGGGATCTGCGGCCTGCAGCACTCGTCGGAGCAGGCGGAGGAGGCGCTCGCGCAGGGGCTGCAGCAGCTGCACCAGTCGCTCGCCGACACCGTCGCCGCCGGCACGCTCAACGACGGCACTCCCGGCCCCAACTACATGGCCATCATGGCCATCGCGCTCGAGAAGCTCGCCAGCCTCGAGAGCTTCTACCAGCAG GCTGACAATCTGAGGCAGCAAACGTTGCATCAGATGCGCCGGATTCTAACAACCCGACAGGCGGCTCGGTGTTTCCTCTCCATCGGGGAGTACTACCGCCGGCTCCGAGCTCTCAGCAGTCTCTGGGCTTCCCGTCCTCGCGA GAACTTCATCGGGACCGAGAGCCTTAGCCCAACAGGAACCGAACTACAAGGAATGCAGCAGCACCACCAGCCGCAACAGAATCAGTTCTCCGGATTTTGA
- the LOC119277678 gene encoding F-box/LRR-repeat protein At1g67190-like, producing MEHLPVEVIGNILAHLSAARDVMVSSAVCRKWREACRKHLHSLSFNSDDFPRDMTTRQLEIIITQTIFQTMGLQCLSIHIDNTHEFSAAPVIAWLMYTRETLRCLYYNIQTNPNVNILEKCGRQKLEVLDLDHNTITGVEPSYQRFTCLKSLYLRHVSISALDLSLLVAACPKIESLALDVLEIVTSDSQSTMELTSHTLKSIFVKTVGVDKIILDADNLEVLHLNALNLDLFELSGKGTLKHLKIDDVSVTHLDIGESTDHLEVVDVSNFMIVWPKFYNMISRACNLRMLRFWGVAFDDDDEIVDLETVAVAFPLLRHLSLSYELRDGLLQGLSPLENVSVLELGWTVISEHFGPWVFGMIERCPNLKKLVIHGVLSEAKTREERKMLATFTSFIVCLMRKYVHVDVQFEYE from the coding sequence ATGGAGCACCTCCCGGTTGAAGTTATTGGCAACATTCTTGCACATCTTAGTGCTGCACGAGATGTCATGGTTTCCTCTGCGGTTTGCCGGAAGTGGCGGGAGGCCTGCAGGAAGCATCTCCATTCACTGTCCTTCAATTCAGACGACTTTCCTCGGGACATGACCACACGTCAACTGGAGATCATCATCACACAGACTATATTCCAGACGATGGGACTGCAATGCCTCTCTATTCATATAGATAACACACATGAGTTCTCCGCAGCGCCTGTGATTGCATGGCTAATGTATACCAGGGAGACGCTCCGGTGCCTGTATTACAACATTCAAACCAACCCTAATGTAAACATCCTGGAGAAGTGTGGTAGACAGAAGCTGGAGGTGTTGGATTTGGACCATAACACAATCACCGGTGTTGAACCAAGCTACCAGAGGTTCACTTGTCTTAAATCCCTTTATTTGAGGCATGTTAGCATTTCTGCCCTGGATTTGAGCCTTCTAGTTGCTGCTTGCCCCAAGATCGAGTCACTGGCACTTGATGTCCTTGAGATTGTCACTTCTGATTCGCAGTCTACAATGGAATTAACAAGCCATACCTTGAAAAGCATCTTTGTAAAAACAGTTGGCGTGGATAAGATCATACTTGATGCAGATAATCTGGAGGTCCTGCACCTGAATGCTTTGAACCTTGATCTCTTTGAGCTCTCTGGGAAGGGTACACTAAAGCATCTCAAGATTGATGATGTGAGTGTTACACATTTGGATATTGGGGAGAGTACCGATCATCTGGAGGTTGTGGATGTGAGTAACTTTATGATAGTCTGGCCAAAGTTCTACAATATGATATCTAGAGCATGCAACTTGCGGATGCTACGTTTCTGGGGTGTTgcgtttgatgatgatgatgagattgTGGACTTGGAGACTGTTGCTGTTGCATTTCCTCTTCTAAGGCATCTTTCACTAAGTTATGAATTACGAGATGGGCTACTGCAAGGATTATCACCACTGGAGAATGTTTCGGTTCTGGAACTTGGTTGGACAGTAATAAGTGAGCACTTTGGACCCTGGGTGTTTGGAATGATTGAAAGGTGTCCAAATCTCAAGAAACTTGTCATTCATGGTGTTCTTTCTGAGGCAAAAACACGCGAAGAGCGCAAGATGTTAGCAACCTTCACCTCTTTTATAGTTTGTCTCATGAGGAAGTATGTGCATGTGGATGTGCAATTTGAGTATGAGTGA